In the Agromyces flavus genome, CGGCAACCACGTCTCCGAGGTCGTGGAATCGCGCCGTATCCGGCCGGCCGGTGCGAGGCCGGTGATCATCCGACTGGCATCGGGAAGCGACAACTTCATCTCCACCAATCACGTCGTGGCCACGGATGTCACCGCCACGGCGAGTGACTCGTGCTTCGAGGCACAGGTCGACGCCCTCCTGGCGACCGAAGGGTCGCAGCCGCTCGAGGTGACGACCGTCCTGGTGGACCCTGCGTCGACTCGCAACACGATCCTCGATTCCGGCCGGGCCGACCAGGTCATCGTGGACACCGCGGTCAACGCCTTCCGCCCGATCCCCTCCGTGGGAGACCACGCGCGCGCGGGCTCCGCGCCACTCGTGCAGGCACTCCGGGAGGGCAGCCGATGACGAGCGGGGCCGGCCGGCGGCGTGGCGGCGGCGCTGCCGCCGGTGCGGGCCGGTTCGAGATGGTACGAAGGGAGGCGGTGAGATGAGGACGGGGAGAGGGATGCCTCGCAAGCACGTCGGGATCCGCGATGTCGCGGCCGCGGCCGGTGTATCGGTGACGACGGTCTCGCACGTGCTCAACGACACGCCGCACACCCGCACGAGCGACGAGACGAAGTCGCGCGTCCGTGAGGCCGCGACTCGGCTCGGCTACCAGCCGAACCGGCTCGCCCGCGGCCTGCGCACCCAGGCCTCGGGTATGGTCGGCCTGCTCACCGAGGAGATCGCCACGACCCCGCACGCGGGTCGCATCATCCTCGGTGCGCAGGAGGAGGCGAGCCGCCACAACCTCACCCTCGCGATCATCAACTCGCGGCTGCGGTCCGAGCCCGATGTCGAGCCGACCGAGGTGCAGGCGTTCCTCGACCGGCAGGCCGACGGCATCATCTACGCCACCGTCTACCACGACGAGGTCGTGCTGCCCGAGCACATGCACGCCGTGCCGTCGGTGCTCATCGGTGCGCGCGATCGCGATGGCGAGGTGCCGTCGATCATGCCCGACGAGCGCGCCGGCGCGGCATCCGTCGTCGACCTGCTCGTGCGGACCGGCCACCGGCGCATCGCCTTCGCCGCGACCTCGGTCGACGTGCCCGCCACGCGCGGCCGCCTGCTGGGCTACCGCGACGGCATGCTCGCCGCCGGGCTCGACCCCGACGCGAACGTCGTCGAGGCGGAGTCCGAGGCGGCCGGCGGCTACGAGGCGACCATGGCGCTGCTCGACCACGGGCGCTCGCCGGAGGACCGGCCCACCGCGGTGTTCTGCTACAACGACCGCATGGCGATGGGCGCCTACCGCGCGGCCGCCGAGCTGGGCCTGTCGATCCCGGCGGATGTCTCGATCGTCGGCTTCGACGACCAGGCGCCGATCCCCGCGAGCCTGTACCCGGCGCTGTCCACCGTCGCGCTGCCGCACTACGAGATGGGCGCGTGGGCGGTGAGGACGCTCGCCGGTCTGATCGAGGGGAGTGGCGAGCCGGATGCCGCGTCCGCTGTCGCGACCCTGCTGCCCTGTCCGATTGTCGAGCGCGGGTCCATCGCCCCGCCCGCTCGCTGACCTGTTCTTCCCGCCGATGCGACGGCGCGACGGCGCGTCCCGCATCCGGCCCCTACGAAAGGCTCCTCCGCACATGCTCCGACTCGCCGCATCCTGGGTGTGGGACTTCTGGTTCGCCGACGACGGCGACCGGTTCCATCTCTTCTTCCTGAAGGCGTCCCGGGCGCTGCACGACCCCGACCGTCGTCACTGGCGGGCGACGATCGGGCACGCCGTGTCGACCGACCTCGTCGAGTGGACCGAGGTGGCTGACGCGATCGTGCCGTCGGATGCGCCCGCGTTCGACGACCTCGCGACCTGGACCGGTTCCGTGGTGCGCGCCGACGACGGCACCTGGCGCATGTTCTACACCGGCGTCGACCGCGCCGGCAGTGGACTCGTCCAGCGCATCGGCGTCGCGACATCCGACGACCTCATGACCTGGTCGACCACCGGCAGGGCTCTCGTCGAGCCCGACGCCCGCTGGTACGAGCAGCTCGCCGACGGCGGCTGGCCCGACGAGGCGTGGCGCGACCCGTGGGTGTTCCGCGACCCGTCGGGCGAGGGGTGGCGGATGCTGCTGACCGCGCGTGCGAAGGTCGGCGAGCCGTCGTCGCGCGGCGTGGTCGGTACCGCGTGGTCGGCCGATCTCGTCGAGTGGCGCGTCGAGCCGCCGCGGTCGACGGTCGGCTCGGGGTTCGGGCAGCTCGAGGTGCTGCAGCTCGAGCAGGTCGACGGGCGGTGGGTGCTCCTGTTCTCGTGCCTCGGCTCCGAGCTTTCCGCCGATCGCCAAGCCGCGGGAGAGCGCGGCGGAATCTGGGCCGTGAACGTCGATGACCCGGCCGCGCCGTTCGACATCGCGAGCGCGTACCGTGTTGCTGACGAGCAGCTCTACGTCGGGCGGCTCGTGCGCGACCGCGCTGGGAGGTGGCAGATGATGGCGTTCCGCAACACCACGCCGGATGGGTCGTGGGTCGGGGAGATCACCGATCCGATGCCGGTCGCGTGGGTCGACGGGCGGTTGACGGTGGCGGCGGATGTCGCGGGGCGTTTCGTTACGCCGGTTGCCGGTGCGAGCCCGGCGGGGGTGACGGCCGATGCCTGAGCGCTCGGGCGCGCTCGTCATCGGCGAGGCGCTCATGGACCTCGTCGACGACGGCACGTCGATCACCCGGTCGCCCGGCGGCTCGCCCGCCAACGTCGCGCTTGGGTTGGCCCGTCTCGGCGTCGAAACTCGGCTTCGCACGGCGCTCGGGCCGGATGACGACGGCCGGGCGATCCTCGAACGGCTGGAAGGTTCCGGTGTCGGTGTCGATCCCGAGTCGCTGAGCCTGGAGCGCACGTCCACTGCGCTGGCGGTGCTCGATGCGTCGGGTGCGGCCATGTACGACTTCGACATCGAGTGGCGGCTGCCCTCGCCCGTGGCCGCCGACTCGGCGGCCGTGGTGCACTCGGGTTCGATCGCGCTGTTCCTCGAGCCCGGGGCTTCCGTGGTCGCCGATGCGCTCGCGTCGCGACCCGCCGACGTGCTGGTGTCCCTCGACCCGAACATCCGGCCGGCCCTCCTCGGCGAGCGCTCCGAGGTGCGCGCCACGTTCGAGTCGCTCGCGGCCACGGCCGACCTCGTGAAGCTCAGCGACGAGGACGCGGAGTGGCTCTATCCCGGTGAGCCGCTCGGCGACGTGCTCGATCGCCTGCTCGACCTCGGCGTCGCGCTCGCCGCGGCGACGCGCGGCGGCGACGGCGCGATACTCGCGACGCGTGCGGCTCGGGTCGAGGTGGAATCCCTGCCAGTCCAGGTCCGTGACACGGTCGGCGCGGGCGACACGTTCATGGCCGCGCTGATCGCGGGCGTGCTGCAGCTCGACGGTCGCGCGGCCCTGGCCGAGCTCGGCGAGGCCGACCTCCTTCGGCTGGGTCGCTTCGCCGCTACGGCCGCCGGCGTCACTGTCAGCCGCGTCGGCGCCGACCTGCCGACCGCCGACGAGGTCGCCCGAGCGCAGCAGGCGGCGGCGGTCGACCGCGGCACGACGGGGGCGGCGGGCACCGTCGTCTGGTGACGGCTGCGGTCGTGACCGTCATCGGGTGACCCTTGGCAGGGCTCAGCTACATCCGCTCGAGAAGCCGTTCGACCGCGGCCGCGAGCCGCGGGATGTCGTCGCGTGCGGTGGCGCTCACGATCGCGTGCGACGTGTCGAAGTACCGGTGCGCGAGTTGATCGCGCATCCTCGCTATCTCAGCCCACGGGATATCAGGTTCCGACGCGATGAGCGAGGGGTCCAGGTCTTTCACCGCCTCGCCGATCTCGATGAGCCGTACACGGATCGCATCGAACACGATGCCGTCGTCGCCCGCCCGTGACGCATACTCCGCGATCACGATGCATGCCGCCTTGACGTCTTCGAGGCGAGCGCGTGGGGACCGGCTCACACGGGCCTCGCCTCACGCAGCGCTGCGTCTGCGACGTCGGGCTTCAAGCTCGATGCCGGCACGATGTCGACTGGTGCGTCGAGGATGCGCTCGGCTGCGCTTCGCATGCTGCCCAGCCCGAACATGCCGACGTCCTCAGTCAGGTCGACGAGCAGATCGATATCACTCGTCGCCGATTCGTCGCCGCGCGCGACGCTGCCGAATACGCGGACGTTCGAGGCCCCGAGCCGGCCCAGCTCTGTGAGCAGCTCCTCGCGATTCGCATTGAGCCGAGAGCGGAGCGGTCGAACGCCGGCTCCGGGGGCCGTTGCCAGACGTCGTGCGGTCGCCGCCACCCCGACCTCGAGCTCGGCGTGGTGTGCGTCAATGAACTCGCGAACGGCCGCGGAGACGATGTCCTTCTTGGTTCGTCCGAGGATGTGCGCAGCGTCGGCGACCAGGCGATCGGTCGCCGGATCGATCTTGATCGGCGTGAACGTGGCCATGAGGTCCTCCTGGTACCAGAGTACCATCTGGTACCAGTCGAGAGGCCACGGGAGCGCCTGCGATCGTGGACTCAGAACCGCTCCAGGAACTGCGCGATCAGCCCCGCGCTCAGCATGTCGGCCATCTCGGCCATGTGCGCCTGCGCCTCGTCGAATGTCGCGATCGCGGACTCGTAGTCGCCGGCGAGCACGGCGGCCGCGTAGGCGGTGGTCTGCGTGATGTGGGTCTCCATCATGTCGCGCAGGTCGCGCTTGGCCCACGCGTGGTTCGCGGCGGCGAGGAAGTCGGCGATGTCGCGCGCGTTGGCGTACCAGTCGTCGAGCGCCGCGTCGAGCGCATCCGTGTCGCCGGCCTCGGCTGCGGTGAGCACGGGGACCGCCAGGGTGATGTGGGTCTGCAGCAGCTCGGTGAGCTGGGCCGCCGCGTCCTCGCCGTAGAACGGCGCGATGGCGTCGCCTATGTCGGCCTGGTTGGCGAGAAGGCGCGCGATCGTGGGGTCGAGCGCGGGCGAGTCCTCGGCGAACGCGACGACGGTCGACCAGGTCCATGCCATGTGCTGGTCCCACAGCGTGCGCATGGCTGAGTAGAGGCTCGCCTCGGCTGAGGCCGCCGGAAGGTCGGACCCTTGGCCGGCGTGCGAATGCGCCTGCGACCGCGTCGACAGCGCGACCGGGTCGGCGACCGCGCTCGAACTGCAGGCGGTCAGCAGGCCGCCGGTCAGTGCGAAGGCGGCGATCAACGGGACGGCGGCGGCGCGGAACGACGCCGTGGATCGGGTGGACATGATGGTTCCTTCCTGGTCGGCCCCGTGCCGACCGGCGGATGCATCGCGCTCCGCGAGCTCGACGGCAACGGTTTCTCTCCCTGTTGGTGCCGCCGCATCGCGGGGTCTTACCGGCCGGATGGAACTGCGCACTGCTCGGTAAGATGTGGCGCGTTTCCGACACTCACCTCGTATGACCAGTTCCGACGCGATCCGCGGCATCCCGGTGCCCGAGCGCTCGCAGCCGCGCGGGCGCTCCCTGCGGTGGCGACGCGAGCAGCTCATCGCGGCCGGGCTCGACGAGTTCACGGCCCATCGCCTCGCCAAGGACGCCGCGGTCGACGTCCACGCGATCATCGTGTCGCGCGAGCGCTCCCGCGCTGCCGAAGCCGGGCGCGGCGGGGACGGGCGGTCTCGAGGTGAGTGAGGTGGGCGACGTCGACCACGCCGCGGTAGCCTACGGGCATAGGGATGTCGCGTCCCAGCGCACCGAACGTCGGCGAGCGGATGTCGCGCCTCGCGACACCGACTGGGTCACCCGCCTGTCGGCCACCGGGCATGTGCGCGACGCGGCCGTCGGCGACCTGCATGAGTTGATGCTGCGTGCGGCGCGGCACCAGGTCGGGCGGATGCCCGAGGCCGTCGGGCTCGGCGCGGTCCGCCGAGACGAGGTCGTGAACTCGGCCGCCGATGAGGCGACCGTGTCGGTGCTGTCGCGATTGACCGCGTTCGAGGGGCGCAGCAGGTTCACGACCTGGGCGTACAAGTTCGCCATCCTGCACGCCGGTGTCGAGGTGCGCCGCGCCTCGTGGCACGACCGCGAGATCGAGCTGCCCGAGCTGGCCGAGCGCGGCGACGCCGCCATGTCGTCGCCCGAGGCGCACGCCGAGCTGAGTGAACTGGGCCGGGCCGTCCGCGACGGCCTCGCCGAAGCGGTGACGCCGCACCAGCGACGGATCATGCTCGCGGTGCTCGTCGACGGCGTCCCGATCGACGTGCTCGCCGAGCGGCTGGGCACGAACCGCGGGGCGCTCTACAAGACGCTGCACGATGGTCGCCAGCGGTTGCGCGCGTACCTCGCCGAGCGCGGGCTCCTGGCGGAACGGAGTGGCGGCCCGGCATCGTCGGAGCGCGGCGCCGCGCCATCCGGAAGCCCGAAGGAGGTGAACCCATGACCGAACCCACGTCGCTGACCCCCGACGCAATCGAACGGCTGACAGCGGATACCGAGCCCTGGCTCTCGTGCGACGACTGCTTCGAGCAGGTCGATGCCGCGGTCGAGGGCCTCCTCGGCTCGAGCGCGCCGCTGGCCGAGCCCCTGCGCGTGCACCTGAACGGGTGCGGCGCGTGCCTCGAGGAGGCGCGGTCGCTCGCGGCGTTGATCGCTGACGAGCAGGAGCTGACCCCGACCGATGCAGTGGCGCGCCTGGATGGCGAGCTCGCGCGGTGAGCCGAGCCGCGCGACGCGCGCCGCCTACGGCGTGCCATCCTCGTCGGTGTACTCGTCGACGACGCGCTTCGTGAACTCGTCGGCCATGCGCCGGGTCTGCTCGCTCTTCGCGGCCGCGTCCTCGGGCGTCTCGGTCGTCGTGGCCCAGAGGTCGGCGATGCGGTCCTCGAGATCGCGGACCTGCGCTCGCATCGCCGCATCGGTGCGGAGGCGCGCCGCTTCCGTGGCGTCTCGCACGACCCGCACGGCGGTGTCGACGATGCGGCGCTCGAGCAGCACCACGATCCCGACGAGCAGCAGCGTGGCGCCGACCCCGCCGAGCACTCCGGCGAGGTAGGCCGCGCGGTCGGCGGCGGGTGCGGCGACGAGCCCGAGCAGGATTGCGGCGAGGCCGAGCACGATGCATCCGACGAACCAACCCCAGCGGATGCGGAGGGGCGACGGCACGCTCGATTCGGTCATGCCGTCAGCGTAGGGGGATGGCGCGGCGCGCCGGGGTGCGGGCGCGCTTAGGATCGGGACATGACCGGGTTCCGGGTCAGGCGCCGGCGGAGCGCGCATGAGCTCGAGGTCCCCGATGCCGACGTGGCGAGGCGGGCCGGAGCGGCGCTGTTCGCGGCCGATGAGCGCATCCGCGTCGCGGCCGAGGAACTCGACTTCGCCGAAGCCGAGCTCGGTCGGGGCTCGACGAAGGAGCTGAGCGAGGCACTCGTCGCGGCACGCGCCAACCTGGGCGAGGCGTTCCGGCTGAACCGGCCCACTCCGGCCGCGGCACCCGCGACCGCCGCCGACGTGCGGACACGCCACCTTCGCATCCTGGAACTGTGCGAGTCGGTGGACGAGCTGCTCGATGAGCACACGGGTGCGCTCGCCGAGCGCGTCGCGCGCGCTCGCCGTGCCCCGCAGGTCCTGGCGGGGGTCCTCGGTGACATCGAGATCCTTCGCACGCACATCCCGCAAGCCCGCCAGACGCTCGAGCGACTCGCCGCCCGGTACGCCCACGACGCGCTCACCCCGATCCAGGGCAACCCCGGCGAGGCCGAGCAGCTCGTCGCCTTCGCCGAGCACAGCGCGGGCGTGGCCGAGCGACGTCGCGCCGCCGGGCAGCGCGAGCAGGCGCACGTGGCGCTCGAGGCGTCCGCCGAGGCGGTGCGGCAGGCGGCGAACCTGCTCGACGCGGTCGAGACGTTCGAGCTCGAGGCGCTCCGGGCCGAGGCCGGGCTCGCCGCGCTCGTCGAGGACGCCCGTCGCGACCTCGCCGGCGGGCTCGAGATGCGGCCGCGGTCGCGGGCGCTCGCGAGCGCGATCGGCGAGCTCCAGGCGGCCCTCGCTGACCTGCCCGCGGCCGGCGTGAACACCGATCCGATCGCGCACGTGACGCGGCTGCGCGATGCGACGGCGGCGCTGGATGCCGCGACCGCCGCGGTTCGCGAGCGCGCGGGTCGTCCCATCCCGTCGCTCGTGCAGGTGCAGCGGGCGATCGACGACGCGGATCGGCAGCTCGACGTCGCCCGCGAGGTGATCGCCGGCCACTCGGGATGGATCGGCCCCGAGGCGCTGAAGCGGCTCGCCGAGGCCGAGCGCATTCGCGTCGACCTCGCCCTCTTCCTCGGCAACGCGGAGACGACGATCGCCAGCCGGGACGGCGAGCATCGTGCCCGGGTCGTCGCGATGGCCGGTCGGCTCGCCGAGCTCGCGGCCGAGGCCCTGCGCCTGGCGCGTCGCGACATCCGCGATGCCCGATCGCCGAGCCTGAGCCATCCACAGCCTGCACGCCAGCGCCAACCCTAGGATCGGAGGCATGGCCGGGTTCTGGGGCAAGCGCAAGCGTGAAGAGCAGGAGCAGCTGGCTGCGCAGGACGCCGATTTGGCGAAGCGCGCCGGCGCAGCACTGGTCGCCGCCGACGAGCGCATCCGCGTGACCACCGACGAGCTCGGCTTCGCCGAGGCGGAGCTCGGGGCCGACGCGACCCGGCCGCTGAGCACGGCCCTCACGACGGTGCGCGAGCACCTCGGCGAGGCGTTCCGGCTGAACCAGCTCAATTACGACCACATCCCCGACACCGCCGAGGAGTTGCGGACGCGCAACGCGCGCATCGTGCAGCTGTGCGAGTGGGCCGAGGACGTGATCGACCAGCAGACGGCGGCGCTCGCCGACCGGATCGCGCGGGCGCGGCGTGCGCCCGAGATCATCGCCGGCATCCGCGGCGACATCGTCCTGCTTCGCGAGCGCCTGCCGAACGCGCGTCAGACCGTCGACCGGCTCGCGGCCCGCTACGCCCCCGAGGCGCTCGCCCAGGTCGAGGCCAACCCGGCGCAGGCCGAGCAGTTGCTCGGGTTCGCCGAGCACGGTGCCGGCGTGGCCGAGCGGCGCCGCGAGGCCGGCCAGCGCGAGCAGGCCAACCTCGCGCTCGAGGCCGCGACCGAGGCGGTGCGTCGTGCGGCGACCCTGCTCGACGCGGTGGAGACCTTCGAGGTCGAGGCGCTGCGAGCGGAGTCCACGCTCGCGGCGATCGTCGAGGACTCCCGCGGCGACATCGCCGTGGCGCTCAAGGAGCCGCACTCGCCGACGGTCGCGGCCGCGATCGACTCACTGCAGGGCGCCCTCGCCGCCCTTCCGGCAGCCGGCGTCAACACCGATCCGTTCACGCACCTCGACCGGCTGCGCGAGGCCAACGCGGGGCTGGATGCCGCGATCGCAGCCGCGCGCGAACGTGCGGCACGACCCATCCCACCGCTCGAGCACGTGCGCCACGCGATCGACGATGCCGACCGCCAACTCGCCGTCGCCCGCGACGTGATCGCCGGCCACCGCGGATGGATCGGCGCCGACGCGCGCACGCGGCTGGCCGAGTCCGAGCGCATCCGCCTCGACCTCGACCAGTTCCTGGGCATGCCGGCGTCGACGGTTCCGACGATCGCCGAGGACCATCGCGAGCAGGCGATGGGGATGGCGCGACGCGCCGCCTACCTCGCGGGTGAGGCGCTGCAGCTGGCGCGCCGCGACATCGACGCGTCGCGGCCGCAGGGCTACGACCAGTGGGGCGGTGGGCCCGGCTGGGGTGGGCCGGGCTGGGGCGGCGGACGGCGCGGCAGCGGCAGCGGCGACGTCATGGGCGGCATCCTCGGCGGCCTCGTGATCGGCAGCATCTTGGACGGGTTCTTCGACGGGTAGGCCGCCGCCCGATCGCGGGTCTCGCAGCCGCAGGCAGCCGCTCTCGTGCGCCGACTGTCGCGGGCTATCGCGCCAGTATCGCGCTGAGCATGTCGGGTATCGCCGATCCGAGCGCGATCGCGACCACCGGGATGGAGGCGACGATGGCGAAGATCCAGGCGCCGCGGCGTCGACGGGCCCGGCCGACGGCTGTCTGCAGCCGGTCGAAGGCCTCGTGGTCGACCGCATCGGGCTCCGGCATCCGTCTCCACGCCGCCGGCTGCGCCGCGACGGCGGTGAGGTGCTGCACCTGCTCGGGCGTGAGGGTGACCGGATGTCGCTGCAGCCAGCGCACCAACTCGTGCTCGCGCAGCACGACCACATCCGTCGGGCGCTCGCACAGCGTCATCCGCTTGGCTCCGACGATCGCGACGATCGGCGTGACGTCGACGAGCATGCGCGCGGCGACCGAGAGCAGCTTCGACGTGCGCGTCGCCTCGTACTTCGCGATGCGCAGGTGGTCGGTGCGCTGCCCGTTCACGAGGATGCGCTTCGCGCCCACCCACACGTTCTGCCCGCGGTGGTGCTTGGTGTTGATCGCGAACACCCCGCCCGGCCCGATCACGACGTGGTCGAGATCGCTCGACCCGGTACCGACTGGTACCGAGTGCAGCACGACCCACCCCGGCCCGAGCCCGGCGAGCCGCCGCCCGACCTCGAGCTCGTCGAGCGCGCCGAGGTACCAGGGCTCGGCCTCGCGCCCGAGCGGCGAGACGCCGAAGAAGCGCTGCGCGGCGTTGCTGTGTGGAACGGTCGCTTGCACGCGCAGGCACTCGGCGATGACCGATGTCGCGGGGCGGCGGTGGCGGAGGGAATCGGCAGAGGCGTGCGCAGCGCTCACGGGTGGGTCCTCGTTCGGGCGGTAGGCTCGCTCGATCCTGCCAGTGGCGGGTTGATGAAGGGGAGTCCCCGAACGCGGGGTCAGGCCCTGCGGCGTGTTCGGCAGTTCCACCGTGTGCTACTTTCCTCGGCCCGCGATCGTGGCTGGCCACAGCCGCGGTGCACAGCGGCGGACAGCAGGGGGAGGGACGCATTACTGTCAGACTGTCCGTTCCCGGCGCCCGTCCAGCCATCCGTCCGCAGGACGGAACGTGCGTCTGTGGGCTGGACTCAGAGGGGTGCTCGGATGATCAAGTGGGTCTGCTCGGCCAGCGTTGCGGTGATGGTCGCGGTGACGCTCGGCGGTTGTGGGGGTATCAGTAATCAACGCGAGGTCGATGACGCCGGGACCCCTGCCCCGGCCTCTACACCTTCATCCGGCGCGACGTGTGCAACGGCAGCTTGGGATGCGACTTGCGCCTTCGGCCAGACAGCGATCTATTCCGCCAGCACACGCGACGGCGAAATGCGGCTGGAGATTACGGTCCTGCATCCTGTGGAGTTCACGCTCAGCGGCGACGCCATGGTTTTCGATAATTTCGCCAACCAGCAGGAGGCGAAGATGATGAACGTCTACTTTCCAGTCACAATCAAGAATGTCTCGCCAGAACTGACGCGAGACGACAATTTCGTGTTCACGCGCGCGACGAATGTCGATGAAGGCGAGTACGACGTTCTGAGCGTATCCGACGAAGAGATCGACAGTGTCGTACAGTTCGAGGATCTTGCACCAGGTCAGTCCGTCGAGCTGAAGAGCGGGTGGAGCATGTCGACGCTCGATGCCGTCCAGTTTGAGGTAGACATCGACGGGCTTTCCGGTTACTCGATCACATTCGAGCAGTAAGTTTCTCAGCTTTCGGTCGCCTTGGCCACGATGAGGCATTTCGATCGACGTCGTGCCCGTAATCGGCATCGCCGTCACGCTGCGGCGCTGCGCGTCGAGTTGGTCGAGGTCGCGCCAGGGTCAGGCGAGAGTCTTGCGAAGGCTTTGAGCCACGATGTCCGCGAACACCTGATATATCTCCACCCTGAAGCCGGTGCATCCGTCGACCCTTCGTCCCACGAAGTCGAGCGCGCCCTACATCAGGATGATCCGACCAAGAGTGACGGACGCCTGTTAACGCAGATTGAGGCACATCACCGCACCCTCGGCAGATCAGGCGACGGCCGAATCGGTGTAGCACGACCCGGCGTTAGCCGGCTGCCGTGGCAAGGGGCCCGTGGAGTGCCCGCGAACTCGAAGGTGAACGCACTGTGCTCCTTGAAGACCAAACCTAGGCCGGCGTCGAGGAGGAGGTCGCGAAGGTCGGCGCTCGGTCGTGCTGGCAGGAGGACCGAGCAACGGAGGTCTGCTACCTCGATGTGACGCCGATAGTCGTACAGCTGGCCGACCGCCATGCGTAAGTCTGACCGCCCCGC is a window encoding:
- a CDS encoding coiled-coil domain-containing protein, encoding MTGFRVRRRRSAHELEVPDADVARRAGAALFAADERIRVAAEELDFAEAELGRGSTKELSEALVAARANLGEAFRLNRPTPAAAPATAADVRTRHLRILELCESVDELLDEHTGALAERVARARRAPQVLAGVLGDIEILRTHIPQARQTLERLAARYAHDALTPIQGNPGEAEQLVAFAEHSAGVAERRRAAGQREQAHVALEASAEAVRQAANLLDAVETFELEALRAEAGLAALVEDARRDLAGGLEMRPRSRALASAIGELQAALADLPAAGVNTDPIAHVTRLRDATAALDAATAAVRERAGRPIPSLVQVQRAIDDADRQLDVAREVIAGHSGWIGPEALKRLAEAERIRVDLALFLGNAETTIASRDGEHRARVVAMAGRLAELAAEALRLARRDIRDARSPSLSHPQPARQRQP
- a CDS encoding carbohydrate kinase family protein, producing the protein MPERSGALVIGEALMDLVDDGTSITRSPGGSPANVALGLARLGVETRLRTALGPDDDGRAILERLEGSGVGVDPESLSLERTSTALAVLDASGAAMYDFDIEWRLPSPVAADSAAVVHSGSIALFLEPGASVVADALASRPADVLVSLDPNIRPALLGERSEVRATFESLAATADLVKLSDEDAEWLYPGEPLGDVLDRLLDLGVALAAATRGGDGAILATRAARVEVESLPVQVRDTVGAGDTFMAALIAGVLQLDGRAALAELGEADLLRLGRFAATAAGVTVSRVGADLPTADEVARAQQAAAVDRGTTGAAGTVVW
- a CDS encoding RNA polymerase sigma factor, producing MGDVDHAAVAYGHRDVASQRTERRRADVAPRDTDWVTRLSATGHVRDAAVGDLHELMLRAARHQVGRMPEAVGLGAVRRDEVVNSAADEATVSVLSRLTAFEGRSRFTTWAYKFAILHAGVEVRRASWHDREIELPELAERGDAAMSSPEAHAELSELGRAVRDGLAEAVTPHQRRIMLAVLVDGVPIDVLAERLGTNRGALYKTLHDGRQRLRAYLAERGLLAERSGGPASSERGAAPSGSPKEVNP
- a CDS encoding HepT-like ribonuclease domain-containing protein, with translation MIAEYASRAGDDGIVFDAIRVRLIEIGEAVKDLDPSLIASEPDIPWAEIARMRDQLAHRYFDTSHAIVSATARDDIPRLAAAVERLLERM
- a CDS encoding LacI family DNA-binding transcriptional regulator, translated to MPRKHVGIRDVAAAAGVSVTTVSHVLNDTPHTRTSDETKSRVREAATRLGYQPNRLARGLRTQASGMVGLLTEEIATTPHAGRIILGAQEEASRHNLTLAIINSRLRSEPDVEPTEVQAFLDRQADGIIYATVYHDEVVLPEHMHAVPSVLIGARDRDGEVPSIMPDERAGAASVVDLLVRTGHRRIAFAATSVDVPATRGRLLGYRDGMLAAGLDPDANVVEAESEAAGGYEATMALLDHGRSPEDRPTAVFCYNDRMAMGAYRAAAELGLSIPADVSIVGFDDQAPIPASLYPALSTVALPHYEMGAWAVRTLAGLIEGSGEPDAASAVATLLPCPIVERGSIAPPAR
- a CDS encoding nucleotidyltransferase family protein, producing MVLWYQEDLMATFTPIKIDPATDRLVADAAHILGRTKKDIVSAAVREFIDAHHAELEVGVAATARRLATAPGAGVRPLRSRLNANREELLTELGRLGASNVRVFGSVARGDESATSDIDLLVDLTEDVGMFGLGSMRSAAERILDAPVDIVPASSLKPDVADAALREARPV
- a CDS encoding nuclease-related domain-containing protein, encoding MSAAHASADSLRHRRPATSVIAECLRVQATVPHSNAAQRFFGVSPLGREAEPWYLGALDELEVGRRLAGLGPGWVVLHSVPVGTGSSDLDHVVIGPGGVFAINTKHHRGQNVWVGAKRILVNGQRTDHLRIAKYEATRTSKLLSVAARMLVDVTPIVAIVGAKRMTLCERPTDVVVLREHELVRWLQRHPVTLTPEQVQHLTAVAAQPAAWRRMPEPDAVDHEAFDRLQTAVGRARRRRGAWIFAIVASIPVVAIALGSAIPDMLSAILAR
- a CDS encoding glycoside hydrolase family protein; translation: MLRLAASWVWDFWFADDGDRFHLFFLKASRALHDPDRRHWRATIGHAVSTDLVEWTEVADAIVPSDAPAFDDLATWTGSVVRADDGTWRMFYTGVDRAGSGLVQRIGVATSDDLMTWSTTGRALVEPDARWYEQLADGGWPDEAWRDPWVFRDPSGEGWRMLLTARAKVGEPSSRGVVGTAWSADLVEWRVEPPRSTVGSGFGQLEVLQLEQVDGRWVLLFSCLGSELSADRQAAGERGGIWAVNVDDPAAPFDIASAYRVADEQLYVGRLVRDRAGRWQMMAFRNTTPDGSWVGEITDPMPVAWVDGRLTVAADVAGRFVTPVAGASPAGVTADA